TCGGCTGTTTCTCATACATGATGAGTTTTAGACATTCTTACAGGGCAGACATCTGTGACACGACTGTAACACAGTAGACGCCGCCAATAATGAGGGATATTCCGAGGAGGCCCGCCAAATCGACTGGCTCGTCAAACACAACGGCACCGATTCCTGCCACACCGACGATCCCCAACGCAGCCCACGTCCCATAGACGACACCGATGGGTAATTCATCTAACGCCAGGGAGAGAAGATAGAACGCCGCTCCGTACCCGAGGACAACACCAATACTT
This genomic interval from Halococcus sediminicola contains the following:
- a CDS encoding DMT family transporter, with product MHPYMLLAGAILSELIGTTALKLSEGFSQSIPSIGVVLGYGAAFYLLSLALDELPIGVVYGTWAALGIVGVAGIGAVVFDEPVDLAGLLGISLIIGGVYCVTVVSQMSAL